CTCCTTTCTAATAAACGCCCTCTTCACCGTACTTTTTAGCCAATTTATTGGCTCCAACTACAAGAATAAGGCCGACTATTCCTTTAAAGAAACCAACTGCAGTACTATAACTGAATTGCCCCTGCTGTAGACCCGCTGTAAAAACATACGTATCAAAAATCTCTGCCACTGCACGGTTTGATGAATTTAATAATAGATAGACGTGCTCAAACCCTAACTCTAATACATCACCAATTTTTAATATGAGTAAAATGATGATGACGCTTCTAATAGAGGGCAGTGTAATATGCCAAATCTGTCTTAATCGACTCGCTCCATCAATTTTAGCTGCCTCATATAGCTGTGGATCCACTCCTGCTATTGCAGCTAAGAATATAATGGTTCCCCAACCTGACTCCCGCCAAATGATCTGCAGAATGTACATAGGCCTGAACCATTCTTCACTTAATAGGAAGTTGATTTGACCAAAACCCATCACTCGCAGGATGCTGTTAATGATCCCGCCATCCAACGTCAGCATCACATAACTAATGGATACAATAACTACCCATGACATAAAGTGAGGAATGTAGATAAGTGTTTGAACACTTCTCTTATACAAGTTACTCCGCACTTCATTTAACATCAAAGCTAGTATGATCGGTATTGGGAACGCTATGACTAACTGAAGAATAAATAAGACAATGGTATTCTTAAAAATCATCCAGAAATCAGGATCCTGGAATAATCGTTGAAAATGTTGAAACCCGACCCACTCACTTCCTGAGATACCGAGGTATGGTTTATAATCCTGAAATGCAATGATAAGTCCATACATTGGAAAGTACTTATAGATCAGAAAATAAATGATACCCGGTGCAATCATTAAATAAATGAGTTTGTTTTTCTTTATATTCTTCATTCGTTCCTTACGTCTGGCTGCTTTTAGGTCAATCTTCTGATTAGGCTCTAGTGATACTTGACTAGCCATGATACACCCCTTTCATTTAGAAGGAGCAGTTGATTTCTGCTCCTTCACTGAGTTATCCGTTTATTTCGTTATGAGACTCTGTATACTCATCCATGATGTCCTGACCACCTTGGTTGACCCAATTGTCGACAGCTTTCTCAAATCCTTCTTCATCCATTTGTCCAAGGATATACTGATAAGTTGCGTCATTAATGATCTCTTGTAAACGCTCTCCATTTTGAATATACGCATCTGAGTGCAAACCAATAGATAGATCTTGAATAAGGTAGTTTTCATTGTCTTTTTCTAACTCTGTGGCCTTTGTTTTCGGTTCGTAATCCGAGAAACCTTCATAACGACCACTGCTGTCCGCTTCACCTATTTCAAGTGACAAATATGGTTTGACTTCTCGATCAATTGCTTGTTGATTCTCTGCGATTGATTGAGCCATACCGTCTTCAACGTTGTAATGCTCGCCTTCCACTCCCCATACAAGTAAGTTGGTATTATCTGTTTCCATCAGTTGGTCATAAAAGGATAAGATTCGTTTTAGGTCATCCTCTGTTTCAACTGATGACTTAGGGAACATCAACATGCTGCCATAACCCGGAATCGACCATATTCCATATTCTCCGTGAGGACCTTCCACGTAATTATGAACGTCATATTCCAAATCAGGATTTAATTTTGACGCATCATTGTAAATAGATTCCACATCGCCCATTGAGCCAATGTACATTCCTGCTTTTCCTGTTTTAAACATATCCTGTTGATCAGTTTTGCTTGTAACAGGAAAGTCCTTATTCATATAACCGTTCTCATGAATGTCTCTAAAAAAGTTTAATGTATCAACGTACTCGTCAAACATAAACTCTGGAGTGATCACTCCATCTTTTTCTCCCCAATGGTTAGGTGTTCCGAACCATGAAGAAACAGCTTTAAAGGCTCCATACTCCAAATCACTTCTATCGGTTAAACCTATTGTGTCATCTTGGCCATTTCCATCTGGATCGTCTTCTGTAAATGCACGAACCATTTCAAACACTTCTTCGGTTGTAGTAGGAGCTTCTAAACCTAAATTTTCTGCCCAATCTTTGCGATAGATCATGCCTGACCTAGATAATGGTCTACCTTGATACAGGGAGTAGATTTTATCGTCAATCTTTACATTCTCCATAATTTCAGGCTTAAGCTTTTGTAAATTTTCGAATTCATCTAAATAAGGTCCAATCTCCCAAAATTGATCATCTCGTACAGCACCTTTAAACATGTCAGCATTTTTAATGGAAATAACCTGCGGAAGTGTTCCCGTAGCAAACGCTGCGTTTAACCGTTCATCATAGTTATTATCAGGAACCCATTGAATATCAAGAGTAACTCCCGTCTCCTCTTCAATCATATTTTGAATCTTTTTATCGGGAACTTCAGGAGTATGAAGTGTTGCCATTATAGTGATAGGGTCTGAATCACTCCCTCCTTCCGATGAAGCGCTTTCATTTTGATTACAGGCTGTGAGTCCCAGAATACCTACGCAAACACTTGTTAACACAGCTGCTTTATTTACTTTCTTCACAATAATCATTCCTCACTCTCTATTGGTGGCCATGCCGCTTAGCTTGATTGTAGCTTTTAGGAAATGTATTGAGAATAATCATTGCTTCAGGTGATTTTATATAGGTGGGATAAGTCATTGAGTCCTTACATGGGTTTATGATTACTGCTGTTATTTAGTGATTGATGCCACCAATATCAATTTAATTCATTGTAGGACTCTGTATACTCATCCATTATTATTTGACCGCCTTGATTTTTCCAATTGTCCACAGCTCTCTCAAAGCCTTCTTCATCTAACTGACCTAAAATAAATTGATACGTAGCGTCATTCATTATTTCTTGCAATCTCTCACCATCTCGAACATACGTGTCAGAGTTCAAGCCAATCGACATGTCTTGAATAAGATAGTTCTCATTGTCTTTTTCAAGTTCTGCTGCCTTAATTTTTGGTTCATATTCCGAAAGACCTTCATATCGTCCACTTGTTTCTGCTTCGCCAATTTCTATTGATAAGTAAGGCTTCACTTCTCGATCATTAGCTTGTTGATTCTCCGCTATCGGTCGAGCCATGCCATCTTCGACTGTATAATGCTCACCTTCTACGCCCCAAGTGATTAGGTTTGCAAGTTCTGGTTCCATAAGTTGATCAAAAAATTGAAGAATATGCTTTAAATCTTCTTCTGTTTCTATAGAAGATTTAGGGAATAATAACATTCTGCTATACCCTGGTATAGACCAAATACCATATTCACCATGAGGGCCCTCTACGTAGTTATGAACATCGTATTCTAAATCAGGATTTAGAGCTGAAGCGTCATTGTATAGTGTCTCAACATCTCCCATTGATCCTATATACATTCCTGCTTCTCCTGTTTTAAACATATCCTGTTGATCGGTTTTACTCGTTACTGGAAAGTCTCTATTCATGTATCCATTTTCATGGACTTCTCTAAAAAAGTGTAAGGTATCCATATACTCATCAAACATAAATTCTGGGGTGATCGTTCCATCCTTCTCTCCCCATTGATTTGGTGCTCCAAACCAAGAGGCTACAGCTTTAAATGCCCCATACTGTAGTTCATTTCGATCGGTTAAGCCTATTGTGTCGTCCCTGCCATTTCCATCGGGGTCATCTTCCGTAAATGCACGTAGCATCTCAAAGACCTCATCGGTGGTAGTTGGAGCAGACAAGCCCAATTCATCTGCCCAGTCTTTGCGATAAATGATACCTGATCGAGACAGTGGTCTTCCCTGGTAAAGGGAATAAATTTTATCGTCAAACCTCATATTGTCCATAATCTCTGGTTTGAGATTCTGTAGGTTCTCGAACTCATCTAAATAAGGACCAATTTCCCAGAATTGATCATCTCTAATGGCTTCGTAAAACATCTCTGGATTTGAAATATACAAAACTTGTGGCAAAGTACCTGTAGCAAATGCAGCATTGAGTCGTTCTTCATAGTTATTCTGAGGTACCCATTGAATCTCAAGCTCAGTATCTGTTTTCTCTTCAATCATTTCATGAATTTTTTTGTCTGGTACTTCTGGTGTGTGGAGCACCGCCATAATAGAAACAGGTTGAGATTCTTTCGCGCCATCCGAGGAAGCGCTTTCATTTTGGTTACAACCTAACAGTCCTAGAACCCCAATAAAACAACTTGTACCAACGACCATTCTCTTAGTTTTACTCATAAATTCCTCCCGACTTCGTATTTATTACATGCTAAAGGTCTTTCGGAAACTTATTAAAAGTGTATATCCAAAAAAAGAAATGATAATAATCATTTCTTCAGACTAATGTATCCCTCGTCATGTAAGGGTTTTCATATGGATGTGTGCTAATGATTATTGATTTTATAGTCAGTTATCTCCAATCGTATGATCTTTTCGGTTGGCTGCACGATACTGTCCAGGTGTCATATCTTCCTGTTTTTTAAAAGAACGAATGAAATTTTGGGAATTATTATATTGGAGCTTTTCAGCAATTTCTTTTACTGGTTTTGTTGTTTCCGATAGAAAATGCTTCGCCATCTCAAATCGATAGTACGTAACATATTCACTGAAGGTTTTCCCAGTACTTTGTTTAAAAACAGTGCTCAAATAGTTTGCATTATAATGCAAATACGAGGCACAGGATTCCAAAGTCAGTTGTTTATCATATTGCTCCTGAACAAACATAATCATTCGATCAGCTAATTGTTGATATTGAGACTCGTGAATTGTATGAAAACGATCAAGTAGTGGTGTTAGCAGTTGTTTTTTAAACCATTTCTCTACATCTTCTTTTCGATGAAGCTTCAGAAGCTCCTTGTATAGATCAGACTCCGTTCGATTGTCCAACATGTACTGATACAAACCACTTTCTTGTCTCAATCGGAGTAGTTTAGTGAGTAACTGGTTAAATGAAACCTGATACTCACCTAGATACTCTGCTTTATTAAAGATATTACTAATCCACTGATCAAATAAGGAATTTGCACTCTTGTCATTTCCCTCACGCAAAGCAAGTAATAGCTCACCTTCAATTTTCTTCGGATATTGATATTCAATGATCTTTTTACGTGAACCTGATTTTATATTTTCATAGAATATAATACTATTATTCTCGAATTTTAAACGATGTGCCAAGGCTTCTTTTCCTTCTTGGAGCGCAGATGGAGTGTCAATAAGTTCAGAAAATGGAGCACTTACGCCTATACTTATAGGTAATTTAAGATACTTTTCAATATAAGAATGGATAAGTTCAGTCCACTCATACACATGCTGATCGATATTCTCCTTCTGACCATCCATGCCAACTAATATTAATAACGAATGATCATTCCAAACAGTTGGAAGTCTATGATGCTCATGGATGACCTCCTCTACGATATTTTTAATAGCAAATGTATGCCATTCTTCATGTTGCGCCGCTGTTTCTTCATCATCGGCACTATTATAACGGTCATATCGCAGAACAATCATTGTCATAATGTCCCATGATTCGATCTTCTCATCTAATTTATAAATTTTAACCTTTTCTAAGATCTCATGTTTGTCCAATGTTTTTCCTTCATAAAAGCGAATAAGAAAAAATAATAAGGATTGCTTTAAGTGTTTATTAATATCTTTCTCAAGACCTTTTTTTGATGTGAATAGTTCATTAAGGTGACGTTCAATTTCCACTACATCATCTTTATTCTGTGTGAAAGGTACTGGCTGTGCTTGTCTTGCGAGTTTGAGAAGGTTATTAATTGGCCGATAAAGATTACGACTAATCATCCAGACAGCCACTAAACAAAATAGAATAATACCTGAGACGATTGAAAACGTAAACCACCCAATTGAGTTGGATTCTTTTGTTAATTCACTTATTGATGCACTATAAATATAGGTCCAGTTGTTAGACGATCTAGCGTATGTAAGTACATGTTCTTCTCCATTTAAATTCGTATGATATTGACCTTCGTCTAAATTAGTAGGAAGATTTTCTTCATATCCGATTTCCGTTAAGGTCTTCCCAATGTTCTCAGTATCCTGATCAATGAGAATTTTTCCTTCTTTGTCGAGAACGAACTTAGCTCCTGCTCCACTTTCGTCAGCAATCATGTCCTGTAATGTACACATCGGCACATTGGCAAGCACCATACTGGTTTTGTCGATTGTTTTTTCAGGGAGCTTTTTCACTAAACTAATGGTATAAGGACAGTCTCTATTAATGATGCTACTGCTGAACTCTGCATTATTAAGCAACACCCAACCCATATCATTCTCTATATCCATTAAAGATTGATATTCTAGTTGATCTTGATGCTGATCAAGTCTTTCTAATCCATCATTTTTAACAATCCAGTTCTGATCGGTATTAACCATTATGACCTCTTCAACCTTTGTTCCAAGTGACTGAAGCCTAATAAAATCTCCCTTTATATTGTTTAATAATTTGAAATCTTCAGCTAATAAAGGACGCCTAACCGCTTCGTTAATCGTTGGAGAATCAATTAATACGTCTATCGAATGGCTTACAATTGAAAGAGTCTGCTCTATATTTGAGCGCATTTGTTGAATGAATTCTACATTTTCATTACTCACTTTCTCCTCAACTTGCTTAACAGACTGTTGATAAGAAAAAATACCAACAATAATGACTGGAATAATACTGATAAGTGCTCCATATAAAAGTAATCTTGCTTTAAAGCTATACTTCAATTCATTTCCTCCTTTCATTTCATTTAAAAAGACCTGATAATCAGGTCTTTCGAATACTACTTATTTAATACATCCTGTGCATTAAATAGTGAACGATAGTGTAGATCGTCCGTTGCTATTTGGGTTGACCATGGTTTTCCTTCATTATCTGAAACTGCGTAATACGTACCATATTTACGATTTGACTTTAGGGCAAGCCGAAACAGTTGAACAAGATCCTGCTCAGTTAGTAACGTATGTTGAACTCGAGAATGTTTAAAAATGGCTTCTTTTGGCGTTTCTTTCGGGAATGTACCAATCCTCAAATTGATAACAGAAAGTTGCTTATGCTCTGAGAATAGAAAACCTAATTGCTCTGAAGCAAACTTTAAGACCCCATACAATCCTTTTGATTTGGGTATATCCTCAGTTGTGATCTCTCTTCCCAACAAGGAATGCCCCTCTTCTTCGTAAAAATCCGTTACGTGGTTAGAGCTGGCAAAAACAACCTTAGGTATCTTTTTCTCCGCCGCTGCTTGTAATACATAAAAACTTGAGCGAAAAAAGATATTGGTCATGTGTTCAAACTGCTCTTCCTCTAAACTATTACGTGTATTTGTATTTAAAAGGTTTAACAACGCAGTTGCATTTGGGGGTATTTTATTTAAAAGATCCTCCTTATTTAAAGCATCTGTCTCAACATATTCGATGTTAGAGTGCTTTAAATTAGGGTTCTTTTGATCTAAAATCCTAACGTTATACTCAGTTGCCAAATGCTTTGCAAGTACTTGGCCGATTGTTCCCGCACCACCAACTAGAATAATGGTTTTCATGTTGTGACCCCGTCCTTCCAATCTCCATGTAATCATCCTGTAAACGCTTATTTTCTCTTTCTACAAGACGAACTATACATAAATAGTTTAGCGAAGGTCCTAATGAAAATGACATATCCTAACTATAACATGTTAGCGTTTTCATAACAATTACATGACAGCTCGTTAATTAATGATGCCATGTTCAATAATTTCCACAGTTACTGTAGCATTCAGATCTATAGTTGGATACACATCTTTCCATTTTTTTTTTCCACTCATCATTATAGTAGGCATAAACTTTTCGTCCAATCCCGAGATAATCACAATTCGCTTCCTGAATTTTTTTAAATATTGTATTAGCCTCACTTGTTAACTGCTTAGAAAGCTCGGTGTTTAATTTTTTTACGACCTCTCTTTTATATAAATCATCATCTGGAGATTCAGTAGCGTTGAGATATAGAGTTACGTCTATATCTGCTTTTACACCATCCGGTTCTGTTAAGATGGTTAACACACGGTCCATCTTCCTGACCTCCACTGTAATATCATCATACAATTCATTTTTTATCGAATCATTCACTTTACGAGTAAAACGATGCTCTCCTTTTTTATTTCCGTCGAGTATTAACAATAAGGTCGACTCATCTGTATCTAGTTTGCCCGATAATTTA
The nucleotide sequence above comes from Alkalicoccobacillus plakortidis. Encoded proteins:
- a CDS encoding ABC transporter permease, with the translated sequence MKNIKKNKLIYLMIAPGIIYFLIYKYFPMYGLIIAFQDYKPYLGISGSEWVGFQHFQRLFQDPDFWMIFKNTIVLFILQLVIAFPIPIILALMLNEVRSNLYKRSVQTLIYIPHFMSWVVIVSISYVMLTLDGGIINSILRVMGFGQINFLLSEEWFRPMYILQIIWRESGWGTIIFLAAIAGVDPQLYEAAKIDGASRLRQIWHITLPSIRSVIIILLILKIGDVLELGFEHVYLLLNSSNRAVAEIFDTYVFTAGLQQGQFSYSTAVGFFKGIVGLILVVGANKLAKKYGEEGVY
- a CDS encoding extracellular solute-binding protein, whose translation is MIIVKKVNKAAVLTSVCVGILGLTACNQNESASSEGGSDSDPITIMATLHTPEVPDKKIQNMIEEETGVTLDIQWVPDNNYDERLNAAFATGTLPQVISIKNADMFKGAVRDDQFWEIGPYLDEFENLQKLKPEIMENVKIDDKIYSLYQGRPLSRSGMIYRKDWAENLGLEAPTTTEEVFEMVRAFTEDDPDGNGQDDTIGLTDRSDLEYGAFKAVSSWFGTPNHWGEKDGVITPEFMFDEYVDTLNFFRDIHENGYMNKDFPVTSKTDQQDMFKTGKAGMYIGSMGDVESIYNDASKLNPDLEYDVHNYVEGPHGEYGIWSIPGYGSMLMFPKSSVETEDDLKRILSFYDQLMETDNTNLLVWGVEGEHYNVEDGMAQSIAENQQAIDREVKPYLSLEIGEADSSGRYEGFSDYEPKTKATELEKDNENYLIQDLSIGLHSDAYIQNGERLQEIINDATYQYILGQMDEEGFEKAVDNWVNQGGQDIMDEYTESHNEING
- a CDS encoding AraC family transcriptional regulator, with amino-acid sequence MKYSFKARLLLYGALISIIPVIIVGIFSYQQSVKQVEEKVSNENVEFIQQMRSNIEQTLSIVSHSIDVLIDSPTINEAVRRPLLAEDFKLLNNIKGDFIRLQSLGTKVEEVIMVNTDQNWIVKNDGLERLDQHQDQLEYQSLMDIENDMGWVLLNNAEFSSSIINRDCPYTISLVKKLPEKTIDKTSMVLANVPMCTLQDMIADESGAGAKFVLDKEGKILIDQDTENIGKTLTEIGYEENLPTNLDEGQYHTNLNGEEHVLTYARSSNNWTYIYSASISELTKESNSIGWFTFSIVSGIILFCLVAVWMISRNLYRPINNLLKLARQAQPVPFTQNKDDVVEIERHLNELFTSKKGLEKDINKHLKQSLLFFLIRFYEGKTLDKHEILEKVKIYKLDEKIESWDIMTMIVLRYDRYNSADDEETAAQHEEWHTFAIKNIVEEVIHEHHRLPTVWNDHSLLILVGMDGQKENIDQHVYEWTELIHSYIEKYLKLPISIGVSAPFSELIDTPSALQEGKEALAHRLKFENNSIIFYENIKSGSRKKIIEYQYPKKIEGELLLALREGNDKSANSLFDQWISNIFNKAEYLGEYQVSFNQLLTKLLRLRQESGLYQYMLDNRTESDLYKELLKLHRKEDVEKWFKKQLLTPLLDRFHTIHESQYQQLADRMIMFVQEQYDKQLTLESCASYLHYNANYLSTVFKQSTGKTFSEYVTYYRFEMAKHFLSETTKPVKEIAEKLQYNNSQNFIRSFKKQEDMTPGQYRAANRKDHTIGDN
- a CDS encoding NAD-dependent epimerase/dehydratase family protein; its protein translation is MKTIILVGGAGTIGQVLAKHLATEYNVRILDQKNPNLKHSNIEYVETDALNKEDLLNKIPPNATALLNLLNTNTRNSLEEEQFEHMTNIFFRSSFYVLQAAAEKKIPKVVFASSNHVTDFYEEEGHSLLGREITTEDIPKSKGLYGVLKFASEQLGFLFSEHKQLSVINLRIGTFPKETPKEAIFKHSRVQHTLLTEQDLVQLFRLALKSNRKYGTYYAVSDNEGKPWSTQIATDDLHYRSLFNAQDVLNK
- a CDS encoding extracellular solute-binding protein; its protein translation is MSKTKRMVVGTSCFIGVLGLLGCNQNESASSDGAKESQPVSIMAVLHTPEVPDKKIHEMIEEKTDTELEIQWVPQNNYEERLNAAFATGTLPQVLYISNPEMFYEAIRDDQFWEIGPYLDEFENLQNLKPEIMDNMRFDDKIYSLYQGRPLSRSGIIYRKDWADELGLSAPTTTDEVFEMLRAFTEDDPDGNGRDDTIGLTDRNELQYGAFKAVASWFGAPNQWGEKDGTITPEFMFDEYMDTLHFFREVHENGYMNRDFPVTSKTDQQDMFKTGEAGMYIGSMGDVETLYNDASALNPDLEYDVHNYVEGPHGEYGIWSIPGYSRMLLFPKSSIETEEDLKHILQFFDQLMEPELANLITWGVEGEHYTVEDGMARPIAENQQANDREVKPYLSIEIGEAETSGRYEGLSEYEPKIKAAELEKDNENYLIQDMSIGLNSDTYVRDGERLQEIMNDATYQFILGQLDEEGFERAVDNWKNQGGQIIMDEYTESYNELN